A stretch of Pseudomonas taetrolens DNA encodes these proteins:
- the glyA gene encoding serine hydroxymethyltransferase gives MFSRDLTLAKFDADLFAAMEQEAQRQEEHIELIASENYTSPAVMEAQGSVLTNKYAEGYPGKRYYGGCEYVDVVEQLAIDRAKELFGADYANVQPHAGSQANSAVYLALLSAGDTILGMSLAHGGHLTHGASVSSSGKLYNAIQYGIDANGLIDYDEVERLAVEHKPKMIVAGFSAYSQILDFPRFRAIADKVGAYLFVDMAHVAGLVAAGVYPNPVPFADVVTTTTHKTLRGPRGGLILAKANADIEKKLNSAVFPGSQGGPLEHVIAAKAVCFKEALQPEFKAYQQQVVKNAQAMASVFIERGFDVVSGGTENHLFLLSLIKQDISGKDADAALGKAFITVNKNSVPNDPRSPFVTSGLRFGTPAVTTRGFKVEECRELATWICDILADINNEAVIDAVREKVKAICAKLPVYGN, from the coding sequence ATGTTCAGCCGTGATTTGACACTTGCCAAGTTCGACGCCGACCTTTTTGCCGCCATGGAGCAAGAAGCTCAGCGCCAGGAAGAACACATTGAGCTGATCGCTTCGGAAAACTACACCAGCCCAGCGGTCATGGAAGCTCAAGGCTCGGTACTGACCAACAAGTACGCCGAAGGTTATCCAGGCAAGCGTTACTACGGCGGCTGCGAATACGTCGACGTGGTTGAGCAACTGGCCATCGACCGTGCAAAAGAGCTGTTCGGCGCCGATTACGCCAACGTTCAGCCTCACGCCGGTTCCCAGGCCAACAGCGCTGTCTACCTGGCCCTGCTGTCGGCTGGCGACACCATCCTGGGCATGAGCCTGGCCCACGGCGGTCACTTGACCCACGGCGCCAGCGTTTCGTCCTCGGGTAAGCTGTACAACGCCATCCAGTACGGCATCGACGCCAACGGCCTGATCGACTACGACGAAGTCGAGCGCCTGGCGGTTGAGCACAAACCAAAAATGATCGTTGCCGGTTTCTCGGCCTACTCGCAGATCCTCGACTTCCCGCGTTTCCGCGCAATCGCTGACAAGGTAGGCGCCTACCTGTTCGTCGACATGGCTCACGTAGCCGGTCTGGTCGCTGCAGGCGTTTACCCGAACCCGGTTCCATTTGCTGACGTGGTCACCACCACCACCCACAAAACCCTGCGCGGCCCACGTGGCGGCCTGATCCTGGCCAAAGCCAACGCCGACATCGAGAAAAAGCTGAATTCGGCTGTTTTCCCGGGTTCGCAAGGCGGCCCGCTGGAGCACGTCATCGCCGCCAAGGCCGTGTGCTTCAAAGAAGCCCTGCAACCTGAGTTCAAGGCTTACCAGCAACAAGTGGTGAAGAACGCCCAGGCCATGGCCTCGGTGTTCATCGAGCGTGGTTTTGACGTGGTTTCGGGCGGTACTGAAAACCACCTGTTCCTGCTGTCGCTGATCAAGCAGGACATCTCGGGTAAAGATGCTGACGCCGCACTGGGCAAAGCGTTCATCACCGTGAACAAAAACTCCGTACCGAACGATCCACGTTCCCCGTTCGTGACCTCCGGCCTGCGTTTCGGCACCCCGGCTGTCACCACTCGCGGCTTCAAAGTCGAAGAGTGCCGTGAACTGGCCACCTGGATCTGCGACATCCTGGCTGACATCAACAACGAAGCCGTTATCGACGCCGTTCGCGAGAAAGTCAAAGCCATCTGCGCCAAGCTGCCTGTTTACGGCAACTGA
- the ettA gene encoding energy-dependent translational throttle protein EttA — MAQYVFTMHRLSKVVPPKREILKNISLSFFPGAKIGVLGLNGSGKSTLLKIMAGVDTEFDGEARPMPDLNIGYLPQEPQLDPSKTVREVVEEAVSVIKDAQARLDQVYAEYADPDADFDKLAAEQAKLESILQASDGHNLERQLEVAADALRLPAWDAKVEHLSGGEKRRVALCRLLLSAPDMLLLDEPTNHLDADSVAWLEHFLHDFPGTVVAITHDRYFLDNVAGWILELDRGAGIPYEGNYSGWLEAKSDRLAAESKQQSAHEKAMKDELEWVRKGAKARQSKSKARLQRFEELQSQEFQKRSETNEIYIPAGPRLGDKVIEFKNVSKGYGDRVLIDNLSFAMPKGAIVGVIGGNGAGKSTLFRMLMGKEQPDSGSIEIGETVQLACVDQSRDDLDGSKTVFQAISDGSDVIRIGNYEIPSRTYVGRFNFKGGDQQKFVKDLSGGERGRLHLALTLKEGANVLLLDEPSNDLDVETLRSLEEALLDFPGAAIVISHDRWFLDRVATHILAYEDDSQAVFFEGNYTEYEADRKKRLGEAANQPHRVRHKKLAQ; from the coding sequence ATGGCTCAATACGTATTCACCATGCATCGGCTGAGCAAAGTTGTTCCGCCGAAGCGGGAAATCCTGAAAAACATCTCCCTGTCATTTTTCCCGGGCGCCAAAATCGGCGTCCTCGGCCTGAACGGCTCGGGTAAATCAACCCTGTTGAAGATCATGGCTGGCGTCGACACCGAGTTCGACGGCGAAGCCCGCCCGATGCCGGACTTGAACATCGGTTACTTGCCGCAAGAGCCGCAACTGGATCCAAGCAAAACCGTACGCGAAGTGGTGGAAGAAGCCGTTAGCGTGATCAAGGACGCTCAAGCGCGTCTGGACCAGGTTTACGCCGAATACGCCGACCCGGATGCCGACTTCGACAAGCTGGCGGCAGAACAGGCCAAGCTGGAATCGATCCTGCAGGCAAGCGACGGGCACAACCTGGAGCGCCAGCTCGAAGTCGCGGCCGATGCGCTGCGTCTGCCGGCCTGGGACGCCAAGGTTGAACATCTGTCGGGTGGTGAGAAGCGTCGTGTGGCCTTGTGCCGCCTGCTGCTGTCGGCCCCGGACATGCTGCTGCTCGACGAACCGACCAACCACCTGGACGCCGATTCCGTCGCCTGGCTGGAGCACTTCCTGCACGACTTCCCGGGTACCGTGGTTGCGATTACGCACGACCGTTACTTCCTGGATAACGTCGCGGGCTGGATTCTGGAACTCGACCGCGGTGCGGGTATCCCTTACGAGGGCAACTACTCGGGTTGGCTGGAAGCCAAGTCCGATCGTCTGGCCGCCGAGTCCAAGCAGCAGTCGGCCCATGAAAAGGCCATGAAAGACGAGCTGGAATGGGTTCGCAAGGGTGCCAAGGCGCGTCAGTCCAAATCCAAGGCCCGTCTGCAACGCTTCGAAGAACTGCAATCGCAGGAATTCCAGAAGCGCAGCGAAACCAACGAAATCTACATCCCGGCCGGTCCGCGCCTGGGTGACAAGGTTATCGAGTTCAAGAACGTGTCCAAGGGTTATGGCGATCGCGTGTTGATCGATAACCTGTCGTTCGCCATGCCTAAAGGCGCGATCGTGGGCGTGATCGGTGGTAACGGTGCCGGTAAATCCACTCTGTTCCGCATGCTGATGGGTAAGGAACAACCGGATTCGGGCAGCATCGAAATCGGTGAAACCGTGCAACTGGCATGCGTGGACCAGAGCCGTGACGACCTGGATGGCAGCAAGACTGTATTCCAGGCGATTTCTGATGGTTCCGATGTGATTCGCATCGGCAACTATGAAATCCCGTCGCGTACCTACGTGGGCCGCTTCAACTTCAAAGGTGGCGACCAGCAGAAGTTCGTCAAGGACCTGTCCGGTGGTGAGCGGGGTCGTCTGCACCTGGCCCTGACCTTGAAAGAGGGCGCCAACGTGCTGCTGCTCGACGAACCGTCCAACGACCTTGACGTTGAGACCTTGCGTTCGCTCGAAGAGGCACTGCTGGACTTCCCTGGCGCTGCCATTGTGATCTCTCACGATCGGTGGTTCCTGGACCGTGTCGCGACTCACATCCTGGCGTACGAAGACGACTCGCAAGCGGTCTTCTTTGAAGGCAACTACACCGAGTACGAAGCTGACCGTAAAAAACGCCTCGGCGAAGCGGCCAACCAGCCGCACCGCGTGCGTCATAAAAAACTGGCCCAGTAA
- the gdhA gene encoding NADP-specific glutamate dehydrogenase — translation MIESVDQFLSRLKKRDPDQPEFHQAVEEVLRSLWPFLEANPHYLNSGVLERICEPERAIVFRVSWVDDEGKVRVNRGFRIQMNSAIGPYKGGLRFHPSVNLGVLKFLAFEQTFKNSLTSLPMGGGKGGSDFNPKGKSDAEVMRFCQAFMSELYRHIGSDVDVPAGDIGVGAREIGFMFGQYKRLSNQFTSVFTGKGMSYGGSLIRPEATGFGCVYFAQEMLKRSGQRIDGKRVAISGSGNVAQYAARKVMDLGAKVISLSDSEGTLYCEAGLNEEQWLALMDLKNVKRGRISQLAEQFGLEFLAGQHPWNLACDIALPCATQNELDADAARTLLSNGCVCVAEGANMPTTLEAVDLFIEAGILFAPGKASNAGGVAVSGLEMSQNAMRLLWTAGEVDSKLHNIMQSIHHACVHYGEENGRINYVKGANIAGFVKVADAMLAQGVV, via the coding sequence ATGATCGAATCCGTCGACCAGTTCCTATCCCGCCTGAAAAAACGCGACCCGGACCAGCCTGAATTCCACCAGGCCGTGGAAGAAGTACTGCGTAGTCTTTGGCCCTTTCTTGAGGCTAATCCGCATTATCTGAACTCAGGGGTTCTTGAGCGTATTTGCGAACCTGAGCGTGCGATTGTGTTCCGCGTATCGTGGGTCGATGACGAAGGAAAGGTACGGGTCAACCGCGGATTCCGTATCCAGATGAACAGCGCCATCGGTCCTTACAAGGGCGGTCTGCGCTTCCATCCGTCAGTGAACCTGGGGGTACTGAAATTCCTGGCCTTTGAACAAACCTTCAAAAATTCCCTGACCTCGTTGCCGATGGGTGGCGGTAAAGGTGGCTCGGATTTCAATCCCAAGGGCAAGAGCGACGCAGAGGTCATGCGCTTCTGTCAGGCATTCATGAGTGAGCTGTATCGTCATATCGGTTCTGATGTCGATGTGCCTGCAGGCGATATCGGTGTTGGCGCACGGGAAATCGGCTTCATGTTTGGCCAATACAAGCGCCTGAGCAACCAGTTCACTTCAGTGTTCACCGGTAAGGGCATGAGCTACGGCGGCAGCCTGATTCGCCCGGAAGCCACCGGGTTTGGTTGCGTGTACTTCGCCCAGGAAATGCTCAAACGCAGCGGTCAGCGCATTGATGGCAAACGCGTAGCTATTTCGGGCTCGGGTAATGTGGCGCAATACGCTGCTCGTAAGGTCATGGACCTGGGCGCCAAGGTAATTTCGCTGTCGGACTCCGAAGGCACGTTGTATTGCGAAGCGGGGTTGAACGAAGAGCAATGGCTGGCGCTGATGGACCTGAAAAACGTCAAGCGTGGGCGTATCAGCCAGCTGGCCGAACAGTTTGGCCTGGAATTTCTGGCCGGTCAGCACCCATGGAATCTGGCATGTGACATCGCCCTGCCGTGCGCCACTCAGAACGAGCTGGATGCCGATGCCGCGCGGACGCTGCTGAGCAATGGCTGCGTGTGCGTGGCGGAAGGTGCAAACATGCCGACCACCCTTGAGGCAGTCGATCTGTTTATCGAAGCTGGCATTCTGTTTGCCCCGGGCAAGGCGTCCAACGCCGGTGGCGTTGCGGTGAGCGGTCTGGAAATGTCGCAAAACGCCATGCGTCTGTTGTGGACCGCGGGTGAAGTGGACAGCAAGTTGCACAACATCATGCAGTCGATTCACCACGCGTGCGTGCATTACGGTGAAGAAAACGGCCGGATCAACTACGTTAAAGGCGCCAATATTGCGGGCTTCGTCAAAGTGGCTGACGCGATGCTGGCTCAGGGTGTGGTGTAA
- a CDS encoding GreA/GreB family elongation factor, which translates to MSRAFVNEDNAADQANAPIERQVSDQPNYVTASGLAQLQARVHELQRLHSEESARNDAADKQRLADLERDLRYFNQRLKSAHEIAPASSTQTVQIGSWVTYADDQGHEQRVQLVGEDQADAARGLINWGSPLGRALLGAQLGDEVLWVRPAGDLQVEIIRIEPAYTTP; encoded by the coding sequence ATGAGCCGCGCGTTTGTGAACGAAGACAATGCCGCTGACCAGGCCAATGCCCCCATTGAGCGACAGGTCAGTGACCAGCCCAATTACGTCACCGCCAGTGGACTGGCGCAGCTGCAAGCCCGGGTGCACGAACTGCAGCGTCTGCACAGCGAAGAGTCCGCCCGCAATGATGCCGCCGACAAACAGCGCTTAGCCGACCTCGAACGCGACTTGCGTTATTTCAATCAACGCCTGAAAAGCGCCCATGAGATCGCCCCTGCGTCATCGACGCAGACCGTACAGATTGGGAGCTGGGTCACCTATGCCGACGACCAGGGCCATGAACAGCGGGTGCAGTTGGTCGGGGAGGACCAGGCCGATGCGGCCCGTGGGCTGATCAACTGGGGCTCGCCCTTGGGTCGCGCACTGCTGGGTGCGCAACTGGGCGACGAAGTGCTGTGGGTTCGACCTGCCGGGGATCTGCAGGTCGAAATCATCAGGATTGAGCCGGCTTACACCACACCCTGA
- a CDS encoding chorismate mutase, translating into MAVNCTSLEQVREHIDGLDRKIVSLIAERGAYVSQAASFKKDSEAVKAPQRVEQVIAKVRSLAQELGANAGITESVYRAMIAAFIQQELTEHSALQAADQAGRTYRAK; encoded by the coding sequence ATGGCCGTTAACTGCACATCCCTTGAGCAAGTCCGTGAGCACATCGACGGGCTTGATCGCAAAATCGTCAGCCTGATCGCCGAGCGTGGCGCTTACGTCTCGCAAGCCGCAAGCTTCAAAAAAGACAGCGAAGCCGTGAAAGCCCCGCAGCGGGTTGAGCAGGTCATTGCCAAGGTGAGGTCATTGGCACAAGAACTGGGGGCCAATGCGGGCATCACCGAAAGCGTCTACCGCGCCATGATCGCGGCTTTCATCCAGCAGGAACTGACCGAGCACTCCGCGCTGCAGGCAGCCGATCAAGCCGGCCGAACCTATCGCGCCAAATAA
- a CDS encoding Lnb N-terminal periplasmic domain-containing protein, which produces MLKRLAYLALCACTPLYAAPHIDNQRLQQLANDPFWISLGHYEAGKLGGWRSYVSDDKFFLAPDGAHHPDAELRATVDALYAPLSLGDKHPQCVYPARTRWLKDQLNLTGLPKAECTEFNQWFKDVAPHSTVMIFPAAYLNSPSSMFGHTLLRIDQADVQSNKTALLSYAINFGAYIEGSDNSILYAWKGLAGGYPGLFALVPYQEKLSEYRSLENRDLWEYRLNLTPEETRRMVEHVWELKQIKFDYFFFDENCSYRLLELLQVARPGLQLTSQFPLTAIPTDTVKAVKEAGLVESIEYRPSRERELLDRAKALDPEEQQWVLQVSADQTQLQSPTFKALPKDRQALIIDAAYRLERYRANGLERDTSRSQRSFELLRAINQNPAPELQVEQPELPENGHESRTWQLGAGSRDDTAFAEYGLRMAYHDLNDNSPGFPLGAQIEILQLKLRQYEGNHWQVQQLDLANIRSLTPRNDLLKPWSWQVGGGLERVLGKHGDETLVTHVNGGAGGTWQLGENLLGFALGTLRVEHNNDFAAFVSPAAGFNTGLLWRNPVGNLSLEAKGDYFANGEIRRSISLNQQWEISRNLGLRVSAERAFSHFASPVNEVMLELKWYHY; this is translated from the coding sequence ATGCTCAAACGCCTTGCCTATCTGGCGCTCTGTGCCTGTACCCCGCTGTATGCCGCACCTCATATCGACAATCAACGGTTGCAGCAGTTGGCCAATGATCCTTTCTGGATATCTCTCGGGCATTACGAGGCCGGCAAGCTCGGCGGCTGGCGCAGCTATGTCAGCGATGACAAATTCTTTCTTGCCCCCGACGGCGCTCATCACCCGGACGCCGAACTGCGTGCCACGGTCGACGCGTTGTATGCACCACTGAGCCTTGGGGACAAACACCCGCAATGCGTCTACCCGGCTCGCACCCGCTGGCTCAAGGATCAGCTGAACCTGACCGGCCTGCCCAAGGCCGAATGCACAGAGTTCAACCAATGGTTCAAGGATGTGGCCCCCCACAGTACGGTGATGATTTTCCCGGCGGCCTATCTCAATAGCCCCTCGTCCATGTTCGGTCATACGTTATTGCGCATCGATCAGGCCGACGTACAAAGCAACAAGACCGCCCTGCTCAGCTACGCAATCAACTTCGGGGCCTACATCGAAGGTTCCGACAACAGCATCCTGTACGCCTGGAAGGGCTTGGCAGGCGGGTATCCAGGCCTGTTCGCCCTGGTGCCCTATCAGGAAAAACTCTCGGAGTACCGCAGCCTCGAAAACCGCGACCTCTGGGAATACAGGCTGAACCTGACCCCCGAAGAAACCCGGCGCATGGTCGAGCATGTGTGGGAGTTGAAGCAGATCAAGTTCGACTATTTTTTCTTCGACGAAAACTGTTCGTATCGCCTGCTCGAATTGCTGCAAGTAGCACGCCCCGGCTTGCAACTGACCAGCCAGTTCCCGTTGACCGCCATTCCTACAGACACTGTCAAAGCGGTCAAGGAAGCCGGCCTTGTCGAAAGCATCGAGTACCGGCCTTCGCGCGAACGCGAGCTGCTGGATCGTGCCAAAGCACTGGACCCTGAAGAGCAGCAATGGGTCTTGCAGGTCAGCGCGGATCAAACGCAACTGCAAAGCCCGACGTTCAAGGCGCTGCCCAAAGACCGTCAGGCGCTGATCATCGATGCGGCTTACCGTCTTGAGCGCTATCGGGCCAATGGCCTTGAGCGCGATACGTCACGCTCACAGCGCAGCTTTGAACTGCTGCGAGCGATCAACCAGAACCCTGCGCCCGAACTACAGGTCGAACAGCCCGAACTCCCGGAAAACGGCCACGAGTCCCGCACCTGGCAACTGGGCGCCGGCAGCCGTGACGATACGGCGTTTGCCGAGTACGGCCTGCGCATGGCCTACCACGACCTGAACGACAACAGCCCGGGCTTCCCGCTGGGCGCACAAATTGAAATCCTGCAGCTCAAACTGCGCCAGTACGAAGGTAATCATTGGCAAGTTCAGCAGCTTGATCTGGCCAATATCCGCTCGTTGACCCCGCGCAACGACTTGCTCAAACCCTGGTCATGGCAAGTGGGAGGCGGGCTTGAGCGCGTACTGGGCAAGCACGGCGATGAAACACTCGTCACCCACGTCAACGGCGGCGCAGGCGGAACCTGGCAACTGGGCGAAAACCTGCTGGGCTTTGCCTTGGGAACCCTGCGCGTGGAGCACAACAATGACTTCGCCGCCTTTGTGTCCCCGGCTGCCGGCTTCAACACCGGCCTGCTGTGGCGCAACCCTGTGGGTAACTTGAGCCTGGAAGCCAAGGGCGACTACTTCGCCAACGGTGAAATCCGGCGCAGTATCAGTTTGAATCAGCAGTGGGAAATCTCGCGAAACCTGGGTCTGCGAGTGAGCGCAGAACGGGCATTCAGCCACTTTGCATCCCCGGTCAACGAGGTGATGCTGGAACTGAAGTGGTATCACTATTAA
- a CDS encoding DUF3015 domain-containing protein, translating to MKRILLGTLFTVVSLNAMAQAPGGPNCGWGNMLFDGQRGTPAHFLASTTNGTSGNATFGMTSGTNGCTTKDALTYGGKSWIAMNGMINELSEDMAKGNGEALTTYAVVLGVAPEDRAHFAAVTHEHFQQIFSKADVTAEDVHTNTLAILKGDARLAKYATAA from the coding sequence ATGAAACGGATTCTTCTCGGTACTCTCTTTACTGTTGTTTCCCTCAATGCCATGGCGCAAGCACCAGGTGGCCCGAACTGCGGTTGGGGCAACATGCTGTTTGACGGCCAGCGCGGAACCCCTGCCCACTTCCTGGCTTCAACCACCAACGGCACGTCCGGCAACGCTACCTTCGGTATGACTTCAGGCACCAACGGTTGCACCACCAAGGACGCACTGACCTACGGCGGAAAATCGTGGATTGCCATGAATGGCATGATCAACGAACTGTCCGAAGACATGGCCAAAGGCAATGGCGAAGCACTGACCACCTACGCCGTTGTCCTGGGTGTCGCCCCTGAAGACCGTGCTCATTTCGCCGCGGTAACCCATGAGCACTTCCAGCAAATCTTCAGCAAGGCCGATGTAACGGCTGAAGATGTGCATACCAACACACTGGCTATCCTCAAAGGCGATGCTCGCCTGGCCAAGTACGCCACCGCTGCGTAA